The DNA segment CACTGCTTTCCAGCGGCGGCCCCTAACAGAATCAAAAAACCAGCCAAAATCGCTAACGGTATCCCATACCGCAGCCCCCATTTCCGGCCCCGAGAAGGCGCCGAATCGGGGACCGTACGATCCAAGGCAAGTTGGCTAATATCGACTGAATTATCATTCATCAGTTAGTAACCGCGAGAGGTACAATCAGGAGGACTTAGATACTGGGACGAACAAAAACCTGCTTGGCCGACACCGTCAAATTCCCTAATTCATCACGCATAGCCGTTCCTTGAACGACCACCGTCGATAGCTCTTTGACATTCAGCAACTTGCGTGCGTCTTGTGACACAGGGGCTCCGGCTTCATCAACAACTTTGATCGTTGCAATGTTGTCTTTGACGGCCACAGTTTCGCAGCAATAATCCCACGGAGTGGCACAACCTTCATCGGCTGCACAGTAGGGAACCTTGGCATCGACGATGGTAAATGCAGCGATCCCATTGACGAAAGGTTCGGCGGAGCCACCGATCAGGCCAACCAAAGTCACCTCGTCATCATTTTCCGCAACCTTCCGCGCTTCCCCTACCGGCAGCGCACCTTCCGGCTCGGTCTGTACTAAATAGGCCGAATCACCGGCACCATCCGACGACTCCGAATCGGAAGCGACGTCCGAACGACCACAACCGACCATCACCAAAGACAAACCCAACAACGCGATAAACTTCTTCATTTTCAAACTCCAAAACAGTGAGGAAACAAACTAAAACTCAAACGGCTTTTAAACAAACGGCCACCTCCGCCTTTAGCGCTTTCAACGCTGGCGGCAGTGCCCCTAAAACTCCTAACGACAATCCGACACCGCACCCAATCAGCAGGGCCACGCTATCAATCCGTAACGTGAAGGCCCCCATCGTGAAGCGGATCGCCATGCCGTTTAACATCGTTAATGCGATAAAGCCCGCGATCAATGAACCGGCGGCCGACAAGAGGACTCCCTCTTGGATCAGGCTAAGCAAAATTGCCACACGGCGAAAACCAAGAGCTTGCAAGGTCGCAATTTCCCGGACTCGCCCGGCGACCGCGCCATACATCATGTTCAATCCAGTAAAGACACCGGCCCCGGAAACAAGCCATACCACAGTCCAGGCAAGCATTCGCACAGGGCGATAATGTTTTTGCAGCAGGCCGTAGTAAGCGGTTTCGCCAATCGCGCGCAGTTCCAAATCGATACGCTCTTTGCAGAACAGTTCGACTTCGCCCGAAGACCTTCCAGGCTGCAATAGCAGCGCTACCATGCTTAGGTCTTGTCGTTTTGTGGCGGTCTGAAAATCACTAAGCCGGCACCATATCTCGGACTCAAACGCAGCTCCTCCGGCGGCAAATCGACCACTAATCGGCCAACTTTCTCCCTCAAAATCGATCACTTTCCCGACAGCCAACGACTCGGATTCAACACCAAGTTTCGCGGCGGCCAAGCGGCCGACTAAGACCTCTCCAGCCGCTGGCCATTCGCCTTCAAAAACGTTTACGGAACGCCGCACCAACGGGGCTGCGGTGGTCACTCCACGGACCAATCCCAATCCGCCCTTACCTCCTGCTTCGCGAACACGCGTTCCTAGATACAACTCCGGAGAAACGTGTTGGATGCCGTAGCGTGCCTGCGCCCCATCAAAACTAGCTGTCAGCAAACCTGGTATCTGAGCGGCAATGGATGAATTCTCTACGTTCTCTTCCGAGTTCACCGAATAGACCAACACAACCGCATCGTCGCCACTAACGGCCAACGAACGTTCCAGTCCACGAATGAACCCCACGACAACGAAGACCAACGTGATCACCGTCGCCAATGCGATCAGAGTTAAGGCAGTTCGTATTGGCCGTCGGGCCAAATTGCGAACGCCATACTCCCAAGGTAGAAGCATGCTGAGGATCCGATAGAAAGAGCAAATATCCGTGCAGCGTCAAAGAGCCGAGACTCTACGAAACACTTACGCGTGATAGAAAACGAAAGAGGGAAAAGATTTCCGTTTCGCTTGCTCAAATCAGCAAAGACTGATGCGCAATACAGACGTCCCTGCCGCAATTGGGTTGCCAACTACGCGGGGGACCGACGGTGACATTCACTCGCTGCAGCAGTTGTTCCACAATCGGAAGGCTGACATTCAGCGGAATATCTAAAGAAAGAAGATCAAGCGTCCCAATGTCGATCGTTTCATCCGACGCCAACGCTCCATGGCAAATGCATTGC comes from the Roseimaritima multifibrata genome and includes:
- a CDS encoding ABC transporter permease; this encodes MLLPWEYGVRNLARRPIRTALTLIALATVITLVFVVVGFIRGLERSLAVSGDDAVVLVYSVNSEENVENSSIAAQIPGLLTASFDGAQARYGIQHVSPELYLGTRVREAGGKGGLGLVRGVTTAAPLVRRSVNVFEGEWPAAGEVLVGRLAAAKLGVESESLAVGKVIDFEGESWPISGRFAAGGAAFESEIWCRLSDFQTATKRQDLSMVALLLQPGRSSGEVELFCKERIDLELRAIGETAYYGLLQKHYRPVRMLAWTVVWLVSGAGVFTGLNMMYGAVAGRVREIATLQALGFRRVAILLSLIQEGVLLSAAGSLIAGFIALTMLNGMAIRFTMGAFTLRIDSVALLIGCGVGLSLGVLGALPPALKALKAEVAVCLKAV